A genomic stretch from Arachis stenosperma cultivar V10309 chromosome 3, arast.V10309.gnm1.PFL2, whole genome shotgun sequence includes:
- the LOC130967618 gene encoding uncharacterized protein LOC130967618, translating to MANRMTEKERSDVEFKVLLMERITLVSIAIVTGSIWWSCAAHNVATCPSTDDPHTWSFIYLVLFTYTIMPAFYVFRWFYTAVATTEMSPWVGRILFILERLLVMVMPAAVPQGSIFVNPTLLMYFLSLLVTGAYFLCCLHRFLFFVDSNNYCSDTTGINSAKTEEEEEKDHDNGKYQEEEEEEEEEEEEEEVHTSDDEFKEVEWEEEEEEEEEEEEEEEEEEEEEEEDADSTISEWLSKKTNKECSKCEAMLGEWHLAFEKMQKLAAMFMEDAMTEAKKRQQQLEEFYKKRNQNWIKKSKL from the exons ATGGCAAACAGAATGACAGAAAAAGAAAGGTCAGATGTTGAGTTCAAGGTTTTGTTGATGGAGCGCATTACGTTGGTTTCCATCGCCATCGTCACTGGTTCAATATGGTGGTCATGTGCAGCACACAACGTGGCCACTTGCCCTAGCACGGATGATCCTCACACGTGGTCGTTTATTTATCTGGTGCTGTTTACCTATACCATCATGCCCGCGTTCTACGTGTTCCGGTGGTTCTATACCGCGGTGGCCACCACTGAGATGTCACCGTGGGTAGGGAGAATTCTCTTCATTCTGGAGAGGTTGCTGGTGATGGTTATGCCTGCTGCGGTTCCCCAGGGATCCATCTTTGTTAATCCAACTCTCTTAATGTATTTCTTGTCTCTTCTTGTTACTGGCGCATACTTCCTCTGCTGCCTCCATCGATTTTTATTCTTT GTTGACAGTAATAACTACTGTTCGGATACAACCGGTATAAATTCCGCCaaaacagaagaagaagaagaaaaggatcATGATAATGGAAAATAccaggaagaggaagaggaagaggaagaggaagaggaagaggaagaggttcACACAAGTGATGATGAATTCAAAGAAGTAGAgtgggaggaggaggaggaggaggaggaggaggaggaagaggaagaagaggaagaggaagaggaagaggaagaggatgCCGACTCTACAATTTCGGAGTGGCTAAGTAAGAAGACGAATAAAGAATGTTCCAAGTGTGAGGCAATGTTGGGTGAATGGCACTTAGCATTTGAGAAGATGCAAAAATTGGCTGCAATGTTTATGGAAGATGCCATGACGGAAGCAAAGAAAAGGCAACAACAATTggaagaattttataaaaagagAAATCAAAATTGGATCAAGAAATCCAAGCTTTGA